The following coding sequences are from one Parabacteroides pacaensis window:
- a CDS encoding potassium-transporting ATPase subunit F, translating into MFTALLILCVIIFGYLGYVLVKPEKF; encoded by the coding sequence ATGTTTACAGCTCTTTTAATTTTATGTGTGATAATCTTCGGGTATTTAGGCTATGTGTTGGTGAAGCCCGAAAAGTTTTAA
- the aldA gene encoding aldehyde dehydrogenase, translating into MKELKMYVDGQFVENKSGKWINVLNPSTEQVISRMPDGTVEDARMAIDAAEKSQEGWERLPSIERARYLVKIAEGIRKREKELTRIIVEEGGKTQGLANVEVLFTADYLDYMAGWARRYEGEIIPSDRPNESIFLFKKAIGVTTGILPWNFPFFLIARKVAPALLTGNTIVVKPSQQTPENAYVFAQIVDEVGLPKGVFNLVNGRGSVIGQELAANPKVGMVSLTGSVSAGVQTMAAASANVTKVSLELGGKAPGIVLPDADLDLAVKSIIASRVINTGQVCNCCERVYVHADIKDAFMEKLLAGMKQVKVGNPNETEDLDMGPLIDASALQSVEEKVARAVQQGAKIACGGKRIGTTGYFFEPTVLTDCTQEMDIIQEETFGPVLPIVEFTEIEEAIAWANDCEYGLTSSVYTQNLDLAFKLMRALKFGETYINRENFEAMQGFHAGWRKSGIGGADGKHGLEEYLQTHVVYLETKN; encoded by the coding sequence ATGAAAGAGTTAAAAATGTATGTCGATGGACAATTCGTCGAAAACAAATCCGGAAAATGGATTAATGTATTGAACCCTTCTACCGAACAGGTTATCTCGCGTATGCCCGATGGAACGGTAGAAGATGCCCGTATGGCTATCGACGCAGCAGAAAAATCACAGGAAGGCTGGGAACGCCTGCCCTCTATCGAGCGTGCCCGCTATTTAGTAAAAATCGCCGAAGGAATTCGTAAAAGAGAAAAAGAACTGACACGTATCATTGTGGAAGAAGGCGGTAAAACGCAAGGACTGGCCAATGTGGAAGTATTGTTCACTGCCGATTATCTGGATTATATGGCCGGATGGGCGCGTCGTTACGAGGGAGAAATTATACCTAGCGACCGACCGAACGAAAGCATTTTCCTGTTTAAGAAAGCCATTGGCGTTACAACCGGCATTTTACCCTGGAACTTTCCTTTCTTTCTGATTGCCCGGAAAGTAGCACCGGCTTTACTGACCGGAAATACGATCGTTGTCAAGCCAAGCCAGCAAACACCTGAAAACGCTTATGTATTCGCACAGATCGTAGATGAGGTAGGACTTCCGAAAGGGGTATTTAACTTGGTAAATGGCCGGGGATCGGTAATTGGCCAGGAACTGGCTGCCAATCCGAAAGTAGGAATGGTAAGCCTTACCGGAAGCGTATCGGCGGGAGTTCAGACCATGGCGGCAGCTTCGGCGAATGTAACGAAAGTGTCATTAGAATTAGGAGGAAAAGCACCGGGCATCGTGTTACCGGATGCGGATTTGGATTTGGCTGTGAAGTCGATCATCGCTTCCCGCGTAATTAATACCGGACAGGTTTGTAATTGTTGCGAACGCGTGTATGTGCATGCCGACATCAAAGACGCATTTATGGAAAAACTGTTGGCGGGCATGAAGCAAGTGAAAGTCGGGAATCCGAATGAAACGGAAGATTTGGATATGGGTCCGCTGATCGATGCCAGTGCTTTGCAATCTGTAGAGGAAAAAGTGGCGAGAGCTGTACAGCAAGGAGCTAAAATTGCTTGTGGCGGCAAACGTATCGGTACAACGGGGTATTTCTTCGAGCCGACGGTATTGACGGATTGTACGCAGGAAATGGATATTATCCAGGAAGAAACATTCGGTCCGGTTCTCCCCATCGTAGAATTTACGGAGATCGAAGAGGCGATTGCTTGGGCGAACGACTGTGAATATGGTTTGACTTCTTCTGTATATACGCAAAATTTGGATCTGGCTTTCAAACTTATGCGTGCATTGAAATTCGGCGAGACATACATCAATCGGGAGAACTTCGAAGCTATGCAAGGGTTCCATGCGGGCTGGCGTAAGTCCGGTATTGGTGGTGCCGACGGGAAACATGGCTTGGAGGAATATCTGCAAACTCATGTAGTTTATTTGGAGACAAAAAACTAA
- a CDS encoding glycoside hydrolase family 10 protein, with protein MIKRYFLILLLVFLGNTLRALPKYEIRAVWLTTVYGLDWPKVKATDESSRRRQQKDLCEILDKLQAANFNTVFLQVRLRGDVIYPSAIEPQSNIFTGKYGGDPGYDPLAFAIEECHKRGMECHAWFVTFPLGSDKMVKEQGRLSPVKRQPKFCIHYNDAWYLNPGLPATTDYLISLVKEVVGKYDIDGIHFDYIRYPEQGEKFPDKSSFKRYGKGYKLAEWRRENINKMMYRVYDTVKAMKPWVLVSSSPLGKYSRIEQVPNAGWTAYESVYQDPKMWMAKGKHDMVVPMMYYLHDNFFPFVDNWVNNCNGRLVVPGLGAYRMDTSEGNWAVTDITDQIDYSRYFGGAGCAFFRCNHILGDTKGIYNELKDNYYKYPALFPPLTWLNDSIPPVPENVAVERKGNELKISWAPSSATYTVYYSSKDSIDTNDPACILATNIRGTELYLPVDTVHEQLYYFQVTASTRYRVESAASTSILYYLSSYTK; from the coding sequence ATGATTAAAAGATATTTTCTTATTCTCCTTCTCGTCTTTTTAGGAAATACTTTAAGAGCATTGCCTAAATATGAAATCCGGGCCGTTTGGCTTACTACAGTATACGGTTTGGATTGGCCTAAGGTAAAGGCTACGGATGAATCTTCCCGCCGGCGTCAACAAAAAGATTTATGCGAGATATTAGATAAATTACAAGCCGCTAATTTTAACACGGTTTTCTTGCAAGTCCGTTTGCGGGGCGATGTCATTTATCCTTCAGCCATTGAACCGCAAAGCAATATCTTTACCGGAAAGTACGGAGGCGATCCGGGATACGATCCGCTGGCGTTTGCTATTGAAGAGTGCCACAAGCGAGGGATGGAATGTCATGCCTGGTTTGTGACGTTTCCTCTGGGAAGCGATAAAATGGTGAAGGAGCAAGGACGTCTTTCTCCGGTGAAACGTCAACCGAAGTTCTGTATACATTATAACGACGCATGGTATCTGAATCCGGGGCTTCCTGCTACTACCGACTACCTTATTTCGCTTGTAAAAGAAGTGGTGGGGAAGTATGACATCGATGGGATACATTTCGATTATATCCGTTATCCGGAGCAGGGAGAGAAATTTCCCGATAAAAGCTCTTTTAAACGATACGGAAAAGGCTATAAACTGGCGGAATGGCGGCGTGAAAATATTAATAAGATGATGTACCGTGTGTACGATACGGTGAAAGCCATGAAACCCTGGGTATTGGTCAGCAGTTCCCCTTTAGGCAAATACAGCCGCATCGAGCAGGTTCCCAATGCCGGATGGACGGCTTACGAAAGTGTGTATCAAGACCCGAAGATGTGGATGGCAAAAGGAAAACATGATATGGTAGTACCTATGATGTATTATTTGCATGACAATTTTTTCCCCTTCGTAGATAATTGGGTGAATAATTGTAACGGCCGTTTAGTGGTTCCCGGATTAGGAGCCTACCGTATGGATACCTCCGAAGGGAACTGGGCGGTAACGGATATTACCGATCAAATCGATTATAGCCGTTACTTTGGAGGAGCCGGCTGTGCTTTCTTCCGCTGCAATCACATATTGGGCGATACCAAAGGAATTTACAACGAACTGAAAGATAACTATTATAAATATCCTGCCCTGTTTCCGCCACTTACCTGGTTGAACGATTCCATACCTCCGGTTCCGGAAAATGTCGCGGTGGAACGTAAGGGAAATGAACTGAAAATTAGCTGGGCTCCGTCGTCCGCCACTTATACGGTTTATTATTCTTCCAAGGATTCGATCGATACGAATGATCCCGCTTGTATTTTAGCTACCAACATTCGCGGAACGGAACTTTATTTGCCGGTAGATACGGTACATGAGCAACTTTACTATTTTCAGGTTACCGCTTCTACACGTTACCGGGTAGAAAGTGCAGCTTCTACTTCCATATTATATTATCTTTCTTCTTATACGAAATAA
- a CDS encoding glycoside hydrolase family 127 protein produces MNKKARLFWSILFSASICACSTPYRQPDVPIQEVPFTQVHLNDHFWSSRIETNRTVSIPSAFKECEKNGRFDNFAIAAGLIKGEHRGDFSFDDTDPYKIIEGASYSLAVKYDKKLDAYLDSVIHIIAAAQEPDGYLTTCVTNKCYRLSGWWGQRKWEKLNSHELYNSGHLYEAAVAHFRATGKRTLLEVAIRNADLVCQVFGPGENQKHVPSGHPIIEMALAKLYKVTGDEKYLAMARYFIEETGRGTDGHRLSEYSQDHQPILQQEEIAGHAVRAGYLYSGVADVASLTHDSAYFHALTRIWENMAGRKLYITGGIGSRAQGEGFGPDYELHNHTAYCETCAAIANVYWNHRMFLATGNAKYADVLERALYNGVISGVSLSGDKFFYDNPLESMGQHERQRWFGCACCPGNITRFMASIPYYMYATQGDDIYVNLYIQSRAEVVAGQNRVQLEQTTSYPWEGTVSIRLTSDQEKHFALRLRIPGWVQDAPVPSDLYSFTRRTAPYTVKVNGSYVNPQLTDGYATLVRRWKTGDVVELSLPMEIRRIKAHNKVEDDYGKLAIQRGPIVYCLEGKDQPDSTVFNKFIPDGTSGMSVRYDASLLNGVAVITGPAQEVQPDGSIRTTSFQAIPYATWNNRGADQMAVWIPESAAYARPTPQPTIASKARTLMIQAPIQKDAPETATTESWAWGVNDQWEPKRSSDTSKPYHYWWLKNGTEETLAYDFDRPYTVTNVQVYWLDFDHYDGNFRIPQSWKLYYKDAAGHWKEVEALTPYTVKKDCYNSLDFKPVTTRGLKIAARLQKGASGGIIEWKVNENSPEKKHRI; encoded by the coding sequence ATGAACAAAAAAGCACGACTATTTTGGAGCATCCTCTTTTCGGCAAGTATCTGTGCATGCAGCACACCTTACAGGCAGCCCGACGTCCCTATCCAAGAAGTCCCTTTCACTCAAGTACATTTGAACGACCATTTCTGGTCATCCCGCATCGAAACAAACCGCACGGTATCTATCCCTTCCGCTTTTAAAGAATGTGAGAAAAACGGCCGGTTCGACAATTTTGCTATCGCTGCCGGGCTGATAAAAGGCGAACATCGCGGCGATTTCTCTTTCGACGACACCGATCCGTATAAAATAATAGAAGGTGCGTCTTATTCCCTGGCTGTAAAATACGACAAAAAGCTGGATGCTTACCTCGACAGCGTAATCCACATCATTGCCGCTGCTCAAGAACCGGATGGTTACCTTACCACTTGCGTAACCAATAAATGTTACCGCCTATCCGGCTGGTGGGGACAGCGTAAATGGGAGAAGCTCAACAGCCATGAACTCTACAACAGTGGTCACCTGTACGAAGCTGCCGTTGCCCACTTCCGTGCCACAGGCAAACGCACATTGCTGGAGGTAGCGATCCGCAATGCCGACTTGGTATGCCAGGTGTTCGGCCCCGGCGAAAACCAGAAACATGTTCCCTCAGGCCATCCTATTATCGAAATGGCTCTTGCCAAACTTTATAAAGTAACCGGGGATGAAAAATACCTCGCCATGGCGCGCTACTTCATTGAAGAAACGGGCCGGGGGACGGACGGTCACCGGCTAAGCGAATACAGCCAGGACCATCAGCCTATTCTCCAACAAGAAGAAATTGCAGGCCATGCTGTCCGGGCAGGTTATCTTTACTCCGGCGTAGCGGATGTAGCCTCGCTTACCCACGACTCCGCCTATTTCCATGCCCTTACCCGGATTTGGGAAAACATGGCCGGACGGAAACTCTACATCACCGGAGGAATCGGTTCACGTGCCCAAGGGGAAGGCTTCGGGCCCGATTACGAACTGCATAATCATACTGCCTATTGCGAAACCTGCGCGGCTATTGCGAACGTATATTGGAACCATCGCATGTTCCTGGCGACAGGGAATGCCAAATACGCCGATGTGCTGGAACGGGCTTTGTATAATGGCGTTATCTCCGGCGTATCTTTGAGCGGCGACAAGTTCTTTTACGACAATCCGCTCGAATCGATGGGGCAACACGAACGGCAACGTTGGTTCGGATGCGCTTGCTGTCCGGGCAACATTACCCGTTTCATGGCCTCTATCCCCTATTACATGTATGCCACCCAAGGCGATGATATTTACGTGAATCTCTATATCCAAAGCCGGGCAGAGGTAGTAGCCGGACAGAACCGGGTACAGTTGGAACAAACTACTTCCTATCCGTGGGAAGGAACGGTATCCATCCGCCTTACTTCCGACCAGGAAAAACACTTTGCCCTACGCCTCCGCATTCCCGGCTGGGTACAGGATGCTCCGGTTCCGTCCGACCTGTATTCATTCACGCGCCGCACTGCGCCTTATACCGTTAAGGTAAACGGTTCGTATGTAAACCCGCAATTAACCGACGGATACGCTACGCTGGTACGCCGCTGGAAAACCGGCGACGTAGTGGAGCTTTCCCTTCCTATGGAAATACGCCGTATCAAAGCCCATAATAAAGTGGAAGACGATTACGGCAAGCTGGCTATCCAACGGGGCCCTATCGTGTATTGCCTGGAAGGGAAAGACCAACCGGACAGCACTGTTTTCAACAAGTTCATTCCCGATGGCACTTCCGGAATGAGCGTCCGATACGATGCGTCCCTACTCAACGGGGTTGCCGTAATTACCGGCCCGGCGCAAGAAGTCCAACCGGACGGCAGTATACGCACCACGTCCTTTCAAGCCATTCCTTACGCTACCTGGAACAACCGGGGTGCGGACCAGATGGCTGTCTGGATTCCCGAATCGGCTGCTTATGCGCGGCCTACCCCGCAACCTACTATCGCCAGCAAAGCCCGCACCCTGATGATACAAGCTCCCATCCAGAAAGATGCGCCCGAAACGGCAACGACCGAATCTTGGGCTTGGGGTGTAAACGACCAATGGGAACCGAAACGCTCGTCGGACACCTCGAAACCTTATCATTACTGGTGGTTGAAAAACGGGACGGAAGAAACGCTTGCCTACGACTTCGACCGACCGTACACGGTGACTAACGTACAGGTTTACTGGCTCGACTTCGATCATTATGACGGAAATTTCCGCATTCCCCAGAGCTGGAAGCTCTATTACAAGGATGCAGCCGGCCATTGGAAAGAAGTAGAGGCTCTTACTCCTTATACGGTAAAGAAGGATTGTTACAATAGCTTGGATTTCAAACCGGTTACGACCCGCGGACTTAAAATCGCTGCTCGCTTACAAAAAGGGGCTTCCGGCGGGATTATCGAATGGAAAGTAAATGAAAACTCACCGGAAAAGAAACATAGAATATAA
- a CDS encoding protein-disulfide reductase DsbD family protein, whose amino-acid sequence MKRALLFMLLAFVALAAKAQIQTPVTWKISIKDTGSPEKEMVFTATMEEGWHVYDMNLPAGGPVSTSFTFETVEGAELIGKPAATTKPAVVFDESFNMELRWFGNTVTFIQKFKVTNFKKFKIEGEVEYMVCNDTNCLPPDRESFTFDNKQLQPEKIAAAPVPAEDTPNVAPDATAVAKDSEVVSPAEAAEEIKEELTQPVPAPVPSGKAVDELTNDPALWKPVVDQLKAYGDTTVSATDTSWFIIFITGFIGGLIALLTPCVWPMIPMTVSFFLKRTKDRRKAIRDALMYGASIIVIYLIMGLLITAVFGASALNDLSTNAIFNILFFLLLVVFAISFFGAFELVLPASWTTKMDAKADTTTGILSIFFMSFTLVLVSFSCTGPIIGTLLVQAASMGTTVGPAIGMFGFALALSIPFSLFAIFPSWLQSMPKSGGWLNSVKVVLGFLELALALKFLSVADLAYGWRLLDREVFLTLWIVIFVLLGLYLLGKIKFSHDSDVKYVSVPRLFMAIISLAFAVYMVPGLWGAPLKAISAFAPPLYTQDFNLYDNEVHAAYDDYEAGMAYAKLVHKPVMIDFSGYGCVNCRKMEAAVWTDPKVKQIIENDYVLITLMVDDKTKLPEPITINEHGKVRKLKTVGDKWSYLQRSKFGANAQPFYVLLDNEGNPLAPSYAFNENVNKYIAFLQEGLRNYRAGK is encoded by the coding sequence ATGAAAAGAGCTTTACTATTCATGCTGCTGGCATTTGTAGCTCTGGCAGCAAAAGCACAAATTCAGACGCCTGTCACTTGGAAAATCAGTATAAAAGATACCGGTTCTCCTGAAAAAGAGATGGTTTTTACTGCTACGATGGAAGAGGGCTGGCATGTATACGACATGAATTTGCCGGCAGGAGGGCCTGTTTCTACTTCCTTTACTTTTGAAACCGTAGAGGGGGCCGAATTAATAGGGAAACCGGCTGCTACAACCAAACCTGCTGTTGTTTTCGACGAATCGTTTAATATGGAACTGCGTTGGTTTGGCAACACGGTTACTTTTATACAGAAGTTCAAGGTAACGAATTTCAAGAAATTCAAAATCGAAGGAGAGGTGGAATATATGGTGTGTAACGATACCAATTGCCTGCCTCCGGACCGGGAAAGTTTCACGTTTGACAACAAACAGTTGCAGCCGGAAAAGATAGCTGCCGCTCCTGTGCCTGCCGAAGATACACCGAACGTAGCCCCGGATGCTACGGCCGTAGCAAAGGATTCGGAGGTGGTATCACCGGCGGAAGCTGCCGAAGAGATAAAAGAAGAACTTACCCAACCGGTTCCGGCACCTGTGCCTTCCGGGAAAGCGGTAGATGAATTAACGAATGATCCTGCTTTGTGGAAACCGGTTGTCGATCAACTGAAAGCGTATGGAGATACTACGGTAAGTGCCACGGATACTTCTTGGTTTATCATTTTTATTACCGGCTTTATCGGCGGGTTGATTGCGCTGCTTACTCCCTGTGTGTGGCCTATGATTCCCATGACGGTGAGCTTTTTCTTGAAACGTACGAAAGACCGCCGGAAGGCAATCCGTGACGCACTGATGTACGGAGCTTCTATTATTGTGATTTATTTGATAATGGGATTGCTGATTACAGCCGTTTTCGGAGCAAGCGCATTGAACGATTTATCTACGAATGCTATTTTTAATATCCTGTTTTTCTTGTTGCTGGTTGTATTTGCCATTTCTTTCTTCGGAGCTTTTGAACTGGTGCTTCCTGCTTCGTGGACTACCAAGATGGATGCCAAAGCCGATACTACTACCGGCATATTGAGTATATTTTTTATGTCGTTCACGCTTGTGCTTGTTTCCTTTTCCTGTACGGGACCGATTATTGGAACGCTCCTAGTACAAGCTGCCTCGATGGGAACCACAGTAGGGCCGGCTATCGGGATGTTCGGGTTTGCTCTGGCTCTTTCTATTCCTTTCAGTTTGTTTGCCATCTTCCCTTCGTGGTTGCAAAGCATGCCTAAATCTGGCGGATGGCTTAATTCGGTAAAAGTGGTGTTAGGCTTCTTGGAGTTAGCGTTGGCACTGAAATTCTTGTCGGTTGCCGACTTGGCTTATGGATGGCGGTTATTAGACCGCGAAGTCTTCCTTACCCTCTGGATTGTCATTTTCGTATTGTTAGGATTGTATTTGCTGGGTAAAATTAAGTTTAGCCATGATAGCGACGTGAAGTACGTTTCCGTTCCCCGGTTGTTCATGGCGATCATTTCGTTGGCATTTGCCGTATATATGGTTCCCGGCTTATGGGGGGCTCCGTTAAAGGCAATCAGCGCTTTTGCGCCTCCGCTTTATACGCAGGATTTTAACTTATATGATAATGAAGTACATGCCGCATACGACGATTATGAAGCAGGCATGGCGTATGCAAAACTCGTGCATAAGCCCGTGATGATCGATTTTTCCGGATACGGCTGCGTAAACTGCCGGAAAATGGAAGCTGCGGTCTGGACCGATCCGAAAGTAAAGCAAATTATCGAGAATGATTACGTACTGATTACTTTGATGGTGGATGATAAAACCAAGTTGCCGGAACCCATTACGATAAATGAACACGGCAAAGTACGTAAATTGAAAACAGTAGGAGATAAATGGAGTTACCTGCAAAGAAGTAAATTCGGGGCAAATGCCCAGCCGTTTTATGTCCTGTTGGATAATGAAGGGAACCCGCTGGCTCCTTCGTATGCTTTCAATGAGAATGTAAATAAATACATCGCATTTTTACAGGAAGGTTTACGCAACTATAGAGCGGGAAAATAA
- a CDS encoding MotA/TolQ/ExbB proton channel family protein, translating into MELKKELRFKLENVEGEFKVIYSPFSLKVYHNDNELKRKGRKGYEVTTVDGQKEFFRITADITFSHIVEFRGEKTMLEEKLSTLEYIIGGIPLLLVFAGGLFGALFGVIAVTFNYNFMRQHDNIGSKISVALVTTVIAFILYFIAALLLTGLMQLGKG; encoded by the coding sequence ATGGAATTAAAGAAAGAACTACGGTTTAAATTAGAAAATGTAGAAGGAGAATTTAAGGTTATATACTCTCCTTTCTCCCTAAAAGTATATCATAATGACAATGAATTGAAAAGAAAGGGCCGGAAAGGATATGAGGTAACGACTGTGGACGGTCAAAAGGAGTTTTTCCGAATTACCGCCGACATTACGTTTTCTCATATTGTGGAATTCCGTGGAGAAAAAACGATGCTGGAAGAAAAGCTCTCCACGTTAGAATATATTATAGGGGGTATTCCCCTCTTATTGGTTTTTGCAGGGGGACTATTCGGAGCACTATTCGGCGTGATTGCCGTTACATTCAATTATAATTTTATGCGTCAACATGATAATATAGGTTCTAAAATCAGTGTGGCTCTCGTTACTACAGTCATTGCATTCATATTGTACTTCATCGCGGCTCTGCTCCTTACCGGATTAATGCAGTTAGGGAAAGGATAA
- the mazG gene encoding nucleoside triphosphate pyrophosphohydrolase, protein MSTRQEKMEAFGRLLDILDELRVKCPWDKKQTNESLRTNTIEETYELCDAIMRNDNTDIKKELGDLLLHVVFYSKIGDEKGAFDVKDVCDTLCKKLIYRHPHVFGEVTADTSRKVEQNWEELKLKEKGGNKTVLEGVPASLPSVVKAHRIQDKARNVGFDWTVKEQVWDKVQEEFTELKQEIDRMDQDKMEAEFGDLFFSLINAARLYKINPDNALERTNQKFIRRFNYLEEHTLKEGKSLKEMTLEEMDKIWNEAKRQGL, encoded by the coding sequence ATGAGTACAAGACAAGAAAAGATGGAAGCATTCGGCCGGTTACTGGATATACTGGACGAGCTTCGGGTAAAATGTCCCTGGGATAAAAAACAGACCAACGAAAGTTTGCGTACCAATACGATAGAAGAAACGTATGAGTTGTGCGACGCGATTATGCGTAATGATAATACCGACATCAAGAAAGAGTTAGGCGACTTGCTTCTGCACGTGGTGTTTTATTCCAAAATAGGGGATGAGAAAGGCGCGTTTGATGTGAAGGACGTTTGCGATACGCTTTGTAAGAAATTAATTTACCGTCATCCTCACGTATTTGGAGAGGTTACTGCCGATACTTCCCGGAAAGTGGAACAGAATTGGGAAGAACTGAAGCTGAAGGAAAAAGGAGGGAATAAAACGGTTTTAGAAGGAGTTCCTGCCTCTTTGCCTTCTGTTGTAAAAGCTCACCGGATCCAGGATAAAGCGCGTAATGTGGGTTTTGACTGGACGGTAAAGGAACAGGTCTGGGACAAGGTGCAAGAAGAATTTACCGAGTTGAAACAGGAGATCGACCGGATGGATCAGGATAAAATGGAAGCGGAGTTTGGCGATTTGTTTTTTAGCCTGATTAATGCGGCGCGTCTCTATAAAATCAATCCGGATAACGCTTTGGAACGTACCAACCAGAAGTTTATCCGCAGGTTCAATTATTTGGAAGAGCACACTTTGAAAGAAGGGAAAAGTCTGAAGGAGATGACGCTTGAGGAAATGGACAAAATCTGGAACGAAGCGAAACGGCAAGGATTATAA
- a CDS encoding RluA family pseudouridine synthase: MKKNYINKTKSSQGKAPRIHRWTVQEETSAFSFLFLKLAGQSKTSVKTLFKNGQVTVNGSTAPLNRTVQPGDTVEVNYDKRKIDFRHPMLKIIWEDEYLIVIDKKPGLLSMATDKVKERTAYHLLSDYVKKSNPANRIFILHRLDRDTSGLMMFAKDRLTQNNLQENWNEAITERTYVAVVEGRPQKDTDLLLSYLTENAGLKVYVTADGSGQEAITRYKVLKSNQQYSLLELNLETGRKNQIRAQLESIGHPIAGDPKYGAATNPARRLMLHAGKLGFVHPVTGEELHFETPIPSVFYSIVKKN; this comes from the coding sequence ATGAAGAAAAACTATATAAATAAAACAAAGAGCTCCCAGGGGAAAGCTCCCCGGATCCACCGGTGGACCGTACAAGAGGAAACATCCGCATTTTCATTCCTCTTCCTTAAGTTGGCGGGACAAAGTAAAACCTCTGTTAAAACCCTTTTCAAGAATGGCCAGGTAACCGTGAACGGAAGTACTGCCCCGTTAAACAGGACAGTGCAACCCGGAGATACGGTAGAAGTAAATTACGATAAGCGGAAGATCGATTTCCGCCATCCTATGTTGAAGATTATCTGGGAAGACGAATATTTAATAGTAATAGATAAAAAACCGGGGCTTCTTTCCATGGCTACGGATAAAGTAAAAGAACGTACCGCCTACCACCTGTTGAGCGATTATGTAAAGAAGAGCAACCCGGCCAACCGGATTTTCATTTTGCACCGCTTGGACCGGGATACTTCCGGGTTGATGATGTTTGCAAAAGACCGCCTGACCCAAAACAATTTGCAAGAAAACTGGAACGAAGCGATTACCGAACGTACCTATGTGGCGGTAGTGGAAGGACGTCCTCAAAAAGATACCGACCTTCTGCTTTCTTATCTCACGGAAAATGCCGGCTTGAAAGTGTATGTTACGGCAGACGGTAGCGGACAAGAAGCGATCACCCGCTATAAAGTGTTGAAAAGTAACCAACAGTATTCCTTGCTGGAACTGAATTTGGAAACCGGACGGAAAAACCAGATCCGGGCACAGCTCGAATCTATCGGACATCCCATAGCCGGCGATCCCAAGTACGGAGCTGCCACGAATCCCGCCCGGCGTTTAATGCTCCATGCCGGCAAATTAGGGTTTGTTCATCCCGTAACGGGAGAGGAGTTGCACTTTGAAACACCTATTCCTTCCGTGTTTTATTCCATAGTAAAGAAAAACTAA